TCATTTCAATTGGTGGGGACGGTACAGTGCTTCGTAACATCTCTAAGATGAAAGATCCACTTCCGGTTCTTGGCGTAAATATGGGTACACTGGGTTTTCTGGTGGATGTTCCTCCGGAAGATGCCATAAACGACATTGCTGATGTTCTTAAAGGTTTCACTTACACGGAGCGTTCACGCCTGAGTGTCCATTTGAATGGGAAAAGGTTGCAGGATGCAACAAATGAGATAGTTCTCATCACGGCAAGACCGGCAAAGATCCTCACTTTCAGAATTGCAGTGGATGATTCGGAAATCGAGGATATGAGGGCTGATGGTATTGTAGTTGCAACTCCTACCGGGTCAACAGCTTATGCAATGAGTGCAGGCGGACCGATCGTAGATCCGCGTGTGGATGCATCGATAATTGTGCCGATAGCTCCTTTCAAGCTTTCAGCAAGACCATGGATCGTTCCAGGCAATAGTATCATCAAGGTTGAGATGACGATACCTGAAAAGGAAGCTGCACTTGTGATAGATGGCCAGC
The sequence above is a segment of the uncultured Methanolobus sp. genome. Coding sequences within it:
- a CDS encoding NAD(+)/NADH kinase, producing the protein MTVSKIGIVSRFDQRDALDMARKIYDEFNSKVEIFFSPKTGQHLGITENCLPVEQMQDAGVQLIISIGGDGTVLRNISKMKDPLPVLGVNMGTLGFLVDVPPEDAINDIADVLKGFTYTERSRLSVHLNGKRLQDATNEIVLITARPAKILTFRIAVDDSEIEDMRADGIVVATPTGSTAYAMSAGGPIVDPRVDASIIVPIAPFKLSARPWIVPGNSIIKVEMTIPEKEAALVIDGQHSYNMVENDVVTVTRAENPARFVSSSINGFYEKVQSKLS